One window of Opisthocomus hoazin isolate bOpiHoa1 chromosome 13, bOpiHoa1.hap1, whole genome shotgun sequence genomic DNA carries:
- the PRR14L gene encoding protein PRR14L isoform X1, whose product MLSSGVESLLDPPVSAVTEELYAGPLESISTELMAVPEPNGGLGAKSDVSTPMLAPDHSPSSEHHRTSGAENLCQKTEDSGDMLKVTSDGPTESLTEEFQKAGDLEEDEKDKKRNFRKPGCSADGYQKEDAKARGAEGYHTECCASTPGESWLEQEGPHLNQREVKSLRTCCTEIVGSLKNAEENQPNVQNKAETRPKLTEEVQGSSRVDDVLPNSHSFDVDKKIEENDSLEGEAPAGYNSKKAIIFPEARFPLACGSLPCEDDWGNRGVDLHGINYISTAKNMFGSAYTAEKSIATLLGDGISDKNMEAVKQFDLCKVTDGSEIVCDKDGAKEQIGVCALQTDEFDKIRTVDSPKAPEGNQRNKTSEQLLVRYLNKKNSVRNFGFCNSPLGPKKRELGMCEKKEVSSLAANPSECRASVCDTCPLLNNVNIQTQHASQTEKTLCPMENQCLTCQSECDGPVPGSKQHLESSTNQPDTGLQTTATSVEETKISIGSSQSEEILFKTGDDMPLIVHKDAREDSSKATPKENVVDLDSLNGVRNEDCSGYMGFVSDRTEEKTIKLKEQENGCKREDKGTVEESFSDSKSHCSQHACFIKCAKEKAELVFAGSKTQQSLPKVKLLVEDQENTVSAPVLPFSSIHGSLSYKPENMNVLSETENKKSLRIKSILSNSCPQLTFEPGKDTDAQKGLGPSHFGKFNIRESFKVAQAESETPSALNLGLSLPEKENLYMLSENTQIGNCDSSSDEVFRKDSSVTKPLSVTMSLKRKASNTEVPSSGNETAASFLQGAKSSRGCAHSKESLRDEGHSMLTVKGMDVTPPKSTHCGEKFNSIRVEEKMGREVAPRKKLPIDSFLDGEDCLWALLEDSKESGSKIVPLSTENYGNALEEIPKSNQNDLSKERTNTTKLTNLAATSLLSEMVHGCQAEDASDAETSRELQWNTTPTFYPCRSISSNSCEESSPNCVVCSGVCVPYKLNAQSKDNVKEITEGLDAIATCSVCKENEALDSERLDDMQKCQVLKRKKKYVKMEVHLSDKAQQEQKSEYQEKAKITLQPSVLHSSELLCSSSNESVTSRDTEFEGPSEEIFAVRSSENKLCSTLQEVKRPKITTDIVSSQFLKTQDSEVENLNLNLGRDRIPGAFGTTNKLRGPLPLKIQPGRTCKKVPTSYQLKTVRKSKKIKSSPFLEIPPEILPKQENALLESLYLPSKPATMESEAAMSFMHMPRQRAKRCSSLNSLKLRKCTKERALLSKLSAMASKLLEPAKSIHNLEPLPYSSEILPVGERYSQRRSKNLLEAFSCVNRNVHSRWADSWCTKMFNFQPLALYPVESTKILFSDLSHEPPASLLDTPVFPISFHVQLDSSPVTVLTGITSQHSVHCRPVLGEMPASPSQWTFSFLLSQSCSDTTAFMEDSSLNNELHSSLSVTTPRAAAFHPDCGRNAIAERRGGCSMLGLHTVLALSSPGCYRIWTRRRNLTSHIPTIQRLLMSQFAQGLKGARYPTSVSDDLVSSLPYSLGRVLSLWSQHGPSACPSEITPLHSNHCKWQPSVGIENSYAMLPHLPVQHMEALQTAGHEIHLETSFPLPLPKPGSLPEPLPFPPRLSASELQVHALDEADASVPACLRSQDDTELKKTETEKRPKKVSQIRIRKTVPKPDPNLTPMGLPKPKRLKKKEFSLEEIYTNKNYKSPPTARSLETIFEEPKEKDGCLISVSQQKRKRILEFQDFTVPRKRKTRSKIKAVGSFTRAKKAALQNAELDALLSQKLMDLEAFFEKEAEQEQTSSISS is encoded by the exons ATGCTATCATCCGGGGTGGAGTCTCTCCTGGATCCTCCCGTGTCGGCTGTAACAGAGGAGTTGTACGCCGGGCCACTGGAGAGCATCTCCACTGAGCTTATGGCTGTGCCGGAGCCTAATGGTGGGTTAGGTGCAAAGTCTGACGTGTCGACGCCCATGTTAGCACCTGATCACAGTCCGTCATCTGAGCACCACAGGACTTCGGGAGCAGAGAACCTTTGCCAGAAGACAGAGGATTCGGGTGATATGCTCAAGGTGACTTCTGATGGGCCAACAGAATCCCTTACGGAAGAATTCCAAAAGGCTGGAGACCTGGAAGaggatgaaaaagacaaaaaaagaaactttagGAAACCAGGCTGTTCTGCTGATGGATACCAGAAAGAAGATGCAAAGGCGCGAGGTGCTGAGGGGTATCACACTGAATGCTGTGCTTCAACTCCTGGGGAAAGTTGGTTGGAACAA GAGGGCCCTCACTTAAACCAGCGTGAGGTGAAGTCTCTGAGAACCTGTTGCACTGAGATAGTGGGATCTCTGAAGAACGCAG AAGAAAACCAACCAAATGTTCAGAATAAAGCTGAAACTCGTCCAAAGCTCACTGAAGAAGTACAAG GGAGTTCACGTGTAGATGATGTTCTTCCGAACAGTCATTCTTTCGATGTTGATAAGAAGATTGAAGAAAATGATAGTTTGGAAGGAGAAGCTCCAGCTGGATATAATAGTAAAAAGGCAATCATCTTTCCAGAAGCACGCTTCCCTTTGGCATGTGGATCTCTTCCTTGTGAAGATGACTGGGGCAACAGAGGTGTAGATCTGCATGGGATAAATTACATTTCCACAGCAAAAAACATGTTTGGCTCAGCTTATACTGCAGAGAAGTCTATTGCTACCTTGCTAGGAGATGGGATTTCAGATAAAAATATGGAAGCTGTGAAACAATTTGATCTTTGTAAAGTAACAGATGGCAGTGAAATCGTTTGTGACAAAGATGGGGCAAAAGAACAAATTGGCGTGTGTGCTCTCCAGACAGATGAATTTGATAAAATAAGAACTGTGGATTCTCCAAAGGCTCCTGAAGGCAATCAGAGAAATAAGACTAGTGAACAGCTATTAGTCAGatatttgaacaaaaaaaatagtgttCGTAATTTTGGATTTTGCAACTCTCCATTAGGCCCAAAGAAGAGAGAACTAGGCATGTGTGAGAAGAAAGAAGTGTCATCACTCGCAGCTAATCCCTCGGAGTGTAGAGCTTCAGTCTGTGATACGTGTCCGTTACTCAACAATGTGAATATTCAAACACAACATGCTAGCCAAACAGAAAAGACCCTTTGTCCAATGGAAAATCAGTGTCTTACGTGTCAGAGTGAGTGTGATGGCCCAGTTCCAGGCAGCAAGCAACATTTAGAAAGTTCAACCAACCAACCAGACACTGGCTTACAAACTACAGCTACGTCTGTGGAAGAAACCAAAATATCAATTGGCTCCAGTCAAAGTGAAGAGATACTGTTCAAGACGGGTGATGACATGCCTCTGATAGTTCATAAAGACGCAAGAGAAGACAGTTCTAAAGCAACTCCAAAAGAGAATGTAGTGGATTTGGACTCTTTAAATGGTGTGAGAAATGAAGACTGTTCAGGATATATGGGCTTCGTCAGTGACCGAACTGAGGAGAAGACAATCAAACTAAAAGAACAGGAGAATGGATGTAAAAGAGAAGATAAAGGAACTGTTGAAGAAAGCTTTTCTGATAGCAAATCGCATTGCTCACAGCATGCTTGCTTTATCAAATGtgcaaaagagaaagcagagctagTGTTTGCAGGAAGCAAAACGCAGCAATCTTTGCCAAAGGTGAAGTTGTTAGTGGAGGACCAGGAAAATACAGTTAGTGCCCCAGTTTTGCCCTTCTCATCAATTCATGGGAGTCTGTCATATAAGCCAGAAAATATGAATGtcctttcagagacagaaaacaaaaaaagtctgagAATAAAATCTATCTTAAGTAACTCTTGCCCGCAGTTAACATTTGAGCCTGGTAAAGACACTGATGCTCAAAAGGGTCtaggtccttcccatttcggaaAGTTTAACATCCGAGAATCTTTTAAGGTGGCTCAGGCAGAGTCAGAAACACCATCAGCTCTGAACTTGGGACTCTCTCTGCCTGAGAAAGAAAACCTTTATATGTTGTCTGAGAATACACAAATAGGTAATTGTGATTCGTCTTCAGACGAAGTTTTTAGAAAAGATTCTTCAGTGACAAAGCCTCTTTCTGTAACAATGTCTCTTAAAAGAAAAGCCAGCAATACTGAGGTTCCATCTTCAGGGAACGAAACGGCAGCTAGCTTTCTGCAAGGTGCAAAAAGCTCAAGAGGTTGTGCACACAGCAAAGAAAGTCTGAGAGATGAGGGGCATAGCATGCTGACTGTAAAAGGCATGGATGTGACCCCACCAAAAAGTACTCACTGTGGAGAGAAGTTTAACAGTATACGTGTAGAAGAGAAGATGGGAAGAGAAGTAGCCCCTAGAAAAAAGTTGCCCATAGATTCTTTTCTTGATGGAGAAGATTGTCTATGGGCCTTGTTAGAAGATTCAAAAGAGTCTGGTAGCAAAATAGTCCCTCTCAGTACTGAGAATTATGGAAATGCTTTGGAAGAAATCCCAAAATCTAACCAAAATGatctttcaaaagaaagaacaaatactACAAAGCTCACAAACTTAGCAGCTACCAGTCTGCTTTCAGAAATGGTGCATGGTTGTCAAGCTGAAGATGCGTCTGATGCAGAAACTTCACGAGAACTGCAGTGGAATACAACACCCACATTTTATCCATGTAGGAGTATATCATCAAACAGTTGCGAAGAATCATCCCCAAACTGTGTGGTTTGCAGTGGAGTATGTGTGCCTTACAAATTAAACGCACAGAGCAAAGATAACGTAAAGGAGATTACAGAAGGCCTGGACGCTATAGCAACTTGTTCTGTTTGCAAGGAAAATGAGGCTTTAGATTCAGAGAGACTTGATGACATGCAGAAATGTCAGGTACTTAAACGAAAGAAGAAGTATGTGAAGATGGAAGTACATCTGTCAGACAAGGCACAACAAGAACAGAAGTCAGAATatcaagagaaagcaaaaatcacACTGCAACCAAGTGTACTGCATAGTTCTGAACTCTTATGCAGCTCTTCAAATGAGTCGGTGACATCAAGAGATACAGAGTTTGAAGGTCCTTCAGAGGAGATTTTTGCTGTCAGAAGCAGTGAAAATAAACTATGTAGCACTTTACAAGAAGTCAAAAGGCCAAAGATTACCACAGATATTGTGAGTTCACAGTTTTTGAAGACTCAGGATTCAGAAGTGGAAAACCTGAACCTTAATTTAGGGCGTGATAGGATCCCTGGTGCCTTTGGAACTACAAATAAACTAAGAGGACCTCTTCCATTAAAAATACAGCCTGGAAGGACATGCAAAAAAGTTCCCACATCGTACCAGctaaaaactgtaagaaaaagcaaaaaaatcaaaagttcaCCTTTTCTTGAGATCCCCCCAGAAATTCTCCCTAAGCAGGAAAACGCACTTCTCGAATCATTGTACCTTCCATCTAAACCAGCGACAATGGAATCGGAAGCAGCCATGAGTTTTATGCATATGCCAAGGCAGAGGGCCAAGAGGTGCAGTTCGTTGAACAGCTTGAAGCTTAGAAAATGTACCAAAGAACGAGCACTGTTGAGCAAGCTGTCTGCAATGGCTAGCAAACTCCTGGAACCTGCCAAAAGTATCCATAACTTAGAACCTCTGCCATATTCTTCTGAAATTCTTCCAGTGGGTGAGAGGTACAGCCAACGTAGATCTAAAAATCTATTGGAAGCCTTTTCTTGTGTTAACAGGAACGTACACTCACGCTGGGCTGACAGTTGGTGCACCAAGATGTTCAACTTTCAGCCTTTGGCACTTTATCCTGTAGAATCTaccaaaatacttttttcagaCTTGAGCCACGAGCCTCCAGCCTCTCTCTTGGATACCCCAGTTTTCCCAATTTCTTTTCATGTACAGTTGGACTCCAGTCCTGTGACAGTCCTCACAGGGATTACATCCCAGCACTCTGTACATTGCAGACCAGTTTTGGGAGAAATGCCAGCATCACCTTCACAgtggactttttcttttctcctgtctcAGAGCTGTTCAGATACAACAGCTTTCATGGAAGATTCCAGTCTAAATAATGAGCTGCATTCTTCTCTCTCTGTAACAACCCCACGGGCTGCTGCCTTTCATCCTGACTGTGGAAGAAATGCCATAGCTGAAAGAAGAGGAGGTTGCTCTATGCTTGGCCTTCACACAGTGTTAGCGCTTTCTTCCCCTGGATGTTACAGGATTTGGACGAGAAGAAGAAACTTAACCAGTCATATTCCTACCATCCAGAGACTACTGATGTCGCAATTCGCACAGGGTTTGAAAGGGGCAAGGTATCCAACTTCTGTATCGGACGACCTCGTCTCTTCATTGCCATACTCACTGGGCAGGGTGCTATCCCTATGGAGCCAGCATGGTCCTTCTGCCTGTCCCTCCGAAATCACTCCTCTCCATTCCAATCACTGCAAGTGGCAGCCAAGTGTGGGCATCGAGAACAG CTATGCCATGTTACCGCACTTACCTGTACAGCATATGGAAGCACTACAGACTGCAGGTCATGAGATACA TCTGGAAACTTCATTCCCTCTTCCGTTACCAAAGCCTGGCTCACTTCCAGAACCATTGCCATTTCCCCCCAGGCTTTCAGCATCAGAGCTCCAGGTCCATGCCCTTGATGAAGCTGATGCTTCTGTTCCAGCCTGTCTTAGATCCCAAGATGATACGGAACTGAAAAAA acTGAGACAGAAAAGAGGCCAAAGAAAGTCTCACAGATCCGAATCAGGAAAACTGTTCCTAAGCCGGACCCTAACCTTACTCCAATGGGACTACCCAAACCAAAAAG GCTTAAGAAGAAAGAATTTAGTTTAGAAGAAATTTACACGAACAAGAACTATAAGTCCCCTCCTACAGCCAG GAGCTTGGAAACAATCTTCGAAGAGCCCAAGGAGAAGGATGGATGCTTGATCTCTGTcagccagcagaagagaaagCGGATTCTAGAGTTTCAGGACTTTACTGTTCCGCGGAAAAGGAAGACGAGAAGCAAAATCAAAGCTGTGGGTAGTTTCACCCGAGCAAAAAAAGCTGCACTACAGAATGCAGAGTTAGATGCTCTTCTGAGTCAGAAGCTAATGGACCTGGAAGCCTTTTTTGAAaaggaggctgagcaggagcagacCTCTAGCATCTCATCTTAG
- the PRR14L gene encoding protein PRR14L isoform X2, which translates to MLSSGVESLLDPPVSAVTEELYAGPLESISTELMAVPEPNGGLGAKSDVSTPMLAPDHSPSSEHHRTSGAENLCQKTEDSGDMLKVTSDGPTESLTEEFQKAGDLEEDEKDKKRNFRKPGCSADGYQKEDAKARGAEGYHTECCASTPGESWLEQEGPHLNQREVKSLRTCCTEIVGSLKNAEENQPNVQNKAETRPKLTEEVQEARFPLACGSLPCEDDWGNRGVDLHGINYISTAKNMFGSAYTAEKSIATLLGDGISDKNMEAVKQFDLCKVTDGSEIVCDKDGAKEQIGVCALQTDEFDKIRTVDSPKAPEGNQRNKTSEQLLVRYLNKKNSVRNFGFCNSPLGPKKRELGMCEKKEVSSLAANPSECRASVCDTCPLLNNVNIQTQHASQTEKTLCPMENQCLTCQSECDGPVPGSKQHLESSTNQPDTGLQTTATSVEETKISIGSSQSEEILFKTGDDMPLIVHKDAREDSSKATPKENVVDLDSLNGVRNEDCSGYMGFVSDRTEEKTIKLKEQENGCKREDKGTVEESFSDSKSHCSQHACFIKCAKEKAELVFAGSKTQQSLPKVKLLVEDQENTVSAPVLPFSSIHGSLSYKPENMNVLSETENKKSLRIKSILSNSCPQLTFEPGKDTDAQKGLGPSHFGKFNIRESFKVAQAESETPSALNLGLSLPEKENLYMLSENTQIGNCDSSSDEVFRKDSSVTKPLSVTMSLKRKASNTEVPSSGNETAASFLQGAKSSRGCAHSKESLRDEGHSMLTVKGMDVTPPKSTHCGEKFNSIRVEEKMGREVAPRKKLPIDSFLDGEDCLWALLEDSKESGSKIVPLSTENYGNALEEIPKSNQNDLSKERTNTTKLTNLAATSLLSEMVHGCQAEDASDAETSRELQWNTTPTFYPCRSISSNSCEESSPNCVVCSGVCVPYKLNAQSKDNVKEITEGLDAIATCSVCKENEALDSERLDDMQKCQVLKRKKKYVKMEVHLSDKAQQEQKSEYQEKAKITLQPSVLHSSELLCSSSNESVTSRDTEFEGPSEEIFAVRSSENKLCSTLQEVKRPKITTDIVSSQFLKTQDSEVENLNLNLGRDRIPGAFGTTNKLRGPLPLKIQPGRTCKKVPTSYQLKTVRKSKKIKSSPFLEIPPEILPKQENALLESLYLPSKPATMESEAAMSFMHMPRQRAKRCSSLNSLKLRKCTKERALLSKLSAMASKLLEPAKSIHNLEPLPYSSEILPVGERYSQRRSKNLLEAFSCVNRNVHSRWADSWCTKMFNFQPLALYPVESTKILFSDLSHEPPASLLDTPVFPISFHVQLDSSPVTVLTGITSQHSVHCRPVLGEMPASPSQWTFSFLLSQSCSDTTAFMEDSSLNNELHSSLSVTTPRAAAFHPDCGRNAIAERRGGCSMLGLHTVLALSSPGCYRIWTRRRNLTSHIPTIQRLLMSQFAQGLKGARYPTSVSDDLVSSLPYSLGRVLSLWSQHGPSACPSEITPLHSNHCKWQPSVGIENSYAMLPHLPVQHMEALQTAGHEIHLETSFPLPLPKPGSLPEPLPFPPRLSASELQVHALDEADASVPACLRSQDDTELKKTETEKRPKKVSQIRIRKTVPKPDPNLTPMGLPKPKRLKKKEFSLEEIYTNKNYKSPPTARSLETIFEEPKEKDGCLISVSQQKRKRILEFQDFTVPRKRKTRSKIKAVGSFTRAKKAALQNAELDALLSQKLMDLEAFFEKEAEQEQTSSISS; encoded by the exons ATGCTATCATCCGGGGTGGAGTCTCTCCTGGATCCTCCCGTGTCGGCTGTAACAGAGGAGTTGTACGCCGGGCCACTGGAGAGCATCTCCACTGAGCTTATGGCTGTGCCGGAGCCTAATGGTGGGTTAGGTGCAAAGTCTGACGTGTCGACGCCCATGTTAGCACCTGATCACAGTCCGTCATCTGAGCACCACAGGACTTCGGGAGCAGAGAACCTTTGCCAGAAGACAGAGGATTCGGGTGATATGCTCAAGGTGACTTCTGATGGGCCAACAGAATCCCTTACGGAAGAATTCCAAAAGGCTGGAGACCTGGAAGaggatgaaaaagacaaaaaaagaaactttagGAAACCAGGCTGTTCTGCTGATGGATACCAGAAAGAAGATGCAAAGGCGCGAGGTGCTGAGGGGTATCACACTGAATGCTGTGCTTCAACTCCTGGGGAAAGTTGGTTGGAACAA GAGGGCCCTCACTTAAACCAGCGTGAGGTGAAGTCTCTGAGAACCTGTTGCACTGAGATAGTGGGATCTCTGAAGAACGCAG AAGAAAACCAACCAAATGTTCAGAATAAAGCTGAAACTCGTCCAAAGCTCACTGAAGAAGTACAAG AAGCACGCTTCCCTTTGGCATGTGGATCTCTTCCTTGTGAAGATGACTGGGGCAACAGAGGTGTAGATCTGCATGGGATAAATTACATTTCCACAGCAAAAAACATGTTTGGCTCAGCTTATACTGCAGAGAAGTCTATTGCTACCTTGCTAGGAGATGGGATTTCAGATAAAAATATGGAAGCTGTGAAACAATTTGATCTTTGTAAAGTAACAGATGGCAGTGAAATCGTTTGTGACAAAGATGGGGCAAAAGAACAAATTGGCGTGTGTGCTCTCCAGACAGATGAATTTGATAAAATAAGAACTGTGGATTCTCCAAAGGCTCCTGAAGGCAATCAGAGAAATAAGACTAGTGAACAGCTATTAGTCAGatatttgaacaaaaaaaatagtgttCGTAATTTTGGATTTTGCAACTCTCCATTAGGCCCAAAGAAGAGAGAACTAGGCATGTGTGAGAAGAAAGAAGTGTCATCACTCGCAGCTAATCCCTCGGAGTGTAGAGCTTCAGTCTGTGATACGTGTCCGTTACTCAACAATGTGAATATTCAAACACAACATGCTAGCCAAACAGAAAAGACCCTTTGTCCAATGGAAAATCAGTGTCTTACGTGTCAGAGTGAGTGTGATGGCCCAGTTCCAGGCAGCAAGCAACATTTAGAAAGTTCAACCAACCAACCAGACACTGGCTTACAAACTACAGCTACGTCTGTGGAAGAAACCAAAATATCAATTGGCTCCAGTCAAAGTGAAGAGATACTGTTCAAGACGGGTGATGACATGCCTCTGATAGTTCATAAAGACGCAAGAGAAGACAGTTCTAAAGCAACTCCAAAAGAGAATGTAGTGGATTTGGACTCTTTAAATGGTGTGAGAAATGAAGACTGTTCAGGATATATGGGCTTCGTCAGTGACCGAACTGAGGAGAAGACAATCAAACTAAAAGAACAGGAGAATGGATGTAAAAGAGAAGATAAAGGAACTGTTGAAGAAAGCTTTTCTGATAGCAAATCGCATTGCTCACAGCATGCTTGCTTTATCAAATGtgcaaaagagaaagcagagctagTGTTTGCAGGAAGCAAAACGCAGCAATCTTTGCCAAAGGTGAAGTTGTTAGTGGAGGACCAGGAAAATACAGTTAGTGCCCCAGTTTTGCCCTTCTCATCAATTCATGGGAGTCTGTCATATAAGCCAGAAAATATGAATGtcctttcagagacagaaaacaaaaaaagtctgagAATAAAATCTATCTTAAGTAACTCTTGCCCGCAGTTAACATTTGAGCCTGGTAAAGACACTGATGCTCAAAAGGGTCtaggtccttcccatttcggaaAGTTTAACATCCGAGAATCTTTTAAGGTGGCTCAGGCAGAGTCAGAAACACCATCAGCTCTGAACTTGGGACTCTCTCTGCCTGAGAAAGAAAACCTTTATATGTTGTCTGAGAATACACAAATAGGTAATTGTGATTCGTCTTCAGACGAAGTTTTTAGAAAAGATTCTTCAGTGACAAAGCCTCTTTCTGTAACAATGTCTCTTAAAAGAAAAGCCAGCAATACTGAGGTTCCATCTTCAGGGAACGAAACGGCAGCTAGCTTTCTGCAAGGTGCAAAAAGCTCAAGAGGTTGTGCACACAGCAAAGAAAGTCTGAGAGATGAGGGGCATAGCATGCTGACTGTAAAAGGCATGGATGTGACCCCACCAAAAAGTACTCACTGTGGAGAGAAGTTTAACAGTATACGTGTAGAAGAGAAGATGGGAAGAGAAGTAGCCCCTAGAAAAAAGTTGCCCATAGATTCTTTTCTTGATGGAGAAGATTGTCTATGGGCCTTGTTAGAAGATTCAAAAGAGTCTGGTAGCAAAATAGTCCCTCTCAGTACTGAGAATTATGGAAATGCTTTGGAAGAAATCCCAAAATCTAACCAAAATGatctttcaaaagaaagaacaaatactACAAAGCTCACAAACTTAGCAGCTACCAGTCTGCTTTCAGAAATGGTGCATGGTTGTCAAGCTGAAGATGCGTCTGATGCAGAAACTTCACGAGAACTGCAGTGGAATACAACACCCACATTTTATCCATGTAGGAGTATATCATCAAACAGTTGCGAAGAATCATCCCCAAACTGTGTGGTTTGCAGTGGAGTATGTGTGCCTTACAAATTAAACGCACAGAGCAAAGATAACGTAAAGGAGATTACAGAAGGCCTGGACGCTATAGCAACTTGTTCTGTTTGCAAGGAAAATGAGGCTTTAGATTCAGAGAGACTTGATGACATGCAGAAATGTCAGGTACTTAAACGAAAGAAGAAGTATGTGAAGATGGAAGTACATCTGTCAGACAAGGCACAACAAGAACAGAAGTCAGAATatcaagagaaagcaaaaatcacACTGCAACCAAGTGTACTGCATAGTTCTGAACTCTTATGCAGCTCTTCAAATGAGTCGGTGACATCAAGAGATACAGAGTTTGAAGGTCCTTCAGAGGAGATTTTTGCTGTCAGAAGCAGTGAAAATAAACTATGTAGCACTTTACAAGAAGTCAAAAGGCCAAAGATTACCACAGATATTGTGAGTTCACAGTTTTTGAAGACTCAGGATTCAGAAGTGGAAAACCTGAACCTTAATTTAGGGCGTGATAGGATCCCTGGTGCCTTTGGAACTACAAATAAACTAAGAGGACCTCTTCCATTAAAAATACAGCCTGGAAGGACATGCAAAAAAGTTCCCACATCGTACCAGctaaaaactgtaagaaaaagcaaaaaaatcaaaagttcaCCTTTTCTTGAGATCCCCCCAGAAATTCTCCCTAAGCAGGAAAACGCACTTCTCGAATCATTGTACCTTCCATCTAAACCAGCGACAATGGAATCGGAAGCAGCCATGAGTTTTATGCATATGCCAAGGCAGAGGGCCAAGAGGTGCAGTTCGTTGAACAGCTTGAAGCTTAGAAAATGTACCAAAGAACGAGCACTGTTGAGCAAGCTGTCTGCAATGGCTAGCAAACTCCTGGAACCTGCCAAAAGTATCCATAACTTAGAACCTCTGCCATATTCTTCTGAAATTCTTCCAGTGGGTGAGAGGTACAGCCAACGTAGATCTAAAAATCTATTGGAAGCCTTTTCTTGTGTTAACAGGAACGTACACTCACGCTGGGCTGACAGTTGGTGCACCAAGATGTTCAACTTTCAGCCTTTGGCACTTTATCCTGTAGAATCTaccaaaatacttttttcagaCTTGAGCCACGAGCCTCCAGCCTCTCTCTTGGATACCCCAGTTTTCCCAATTTCTTTTCATGTACAGTTGGACTCCAGTCCTGTGACAGTCCTCACAGGGATTACATCCCAGCACTCTGTACATTGCAGACCAGTTTTGGGAGAAATGCCAGCATCACCTTCACAgtggactttttcttttctcctgtctcAGAGCTGTTCAGATACAACAGCTTTCATGGAAGATTCCAGTCTAAATAATGAGCTGCATTCTTCTCTCTCTGTAACAACCCCACGGGCTGCTGCCTTTCATCCTGACTGTGGAAGAAATGCCATAGCTGAAAGAAGAGGAGGTTGCTCTATGCTTGGCCTTCACACAGTGTTAGCGCTTTCTTCCCCTGGATGTTACAGGATTTGGACGAGAAGAAGAAACTTAACCAGTCATATTCCTACCATCCAGAGACTACTGATGTCGCAATTCGCACAGGGTTTGAAAGGGGCAAGGTATCCAACTTCTGTATCGGACGACCTCGTCTCTTCATTGCCATACTCACTGGGCAGGGTGCTATCCCTATGGAGCCAGCATGGTCCTTCTGCCTGTCCCTCCGAAATCACTCCTCTCCATTCCAATCACTGCAAGTGGCAGCCAAGTGTGGGCATCGAGAACAG CTATGCCATGTTACCGCACTTACCTGTACAGCATATGGAAGCACTACAGACTGCAGGTCATGAGATACA TCTGGAAACTTCATTCCCTCTTCCGTTACCAAAGCCTGGCTCACTTCCAGAACCATTGCCATTTCCCCCCAGGCTTTCAGCATCAGAGCTCCAGGTCCATGCCCTTGATGAAGCTGATGCTTCTGTTCCAGCCTGTCTTAGATCCCAAGATGATACGGAACTGAAAAAA acTGAGACAGAAAAGAGGCCAAAGAAAGTCTCACAGATCCGAATCAGGAAAACTGTTCCTAAGCCGGACCCTAACCTTACTCCAATGGGACTACCCAAACCAAAAAG GCTTAAGAAGAAAGAATTTAGTTTAGAAGAAATTTACACGAACAAGAACTATAAGTCCCCTCCTACAGCCAG GAGCTTGGAAACAATCTTCGAAGAGCCCAAGGAGAAGGATGGATGCTTGATCTCTGTcagccagcagaagagaaagCGGATTCTAGAGTTTCAGGACTTTACTGTTCCGCGGAAAAGGAAGACGAGAAGCAAAATCAAAGCTGTGGGTAGTTTCACCCGAGCAAAAAAAGCTGCACTACAGAATGCAGAGTTAGATGCTCTTCTGAGTCAGAAGCTAATGGACCTGGAAGCCTTTTTTGAAaaggaggctgagcaggagcagacCTCTAGCATCTCATCTTAG